From one Culex quinquefasciatus strain JHB chromosome 3, VPISU_Cqui_1.0_pri_paternal, whole genome shotgun sequence genomic stretch:
- the LOC6040845 gene encoding 40S ribosomal protein S3a, whose product MAVGKNKGTSKGGKKGSKKKVVDPFTRKDWYDVKAPNMFSCRQVGKTLVNRTQGTRIASDGLKGRVFEVSLADLQNDTDAERSFRKFKLIAEDVHGRNVLCNFHGMDLTTDKLRSMVKKWQTLIECSVDVKTTDNYLLRVFCIGFTIKDQVSQRKTCYAQHSQIKAIRKNMTQIITNNVTSSDLKEVVNKLLPDSIAKDIEKACQGVYPLHDVYIRKVKVLKKPRFDLANLLELHGDGGGKGAEVSTGAAEGGVVVDRPEGYEPPVQESV is encoded by the exons ATGGCGGTCGGCAAAAATAAGGGAACCTCCAAGGGAGGCAAGAAAGGATCGAAAAAGAAGGTTGTGGATCCGTTCACCCGCAAGGACTGGTACGATGTGAAGGCCCCGAACATGTTTTCGTGCCGGCAGGTCGGCAAGACCCTGGTCAACCGTACCCAGGGCACCCGGATTGCCTCCGATGGTCTGAAGGGCCGCGTGTTTGAGGTTTCTCTGGCTGATTTGCAGAACGACACCGACGCGGAGAGATCTTTCCGCAAGTTCAAGCTGATTGCCGAGGATGTTCATGGCCGCAACGTGCTGTGCAACTTCCACGGAATGGACTTGACCACCGACAAACTGCG GTCCATGGTCAAGAAGTGGCAGACCCTGATTGAGTGCTCGGTCGATGTCAAGACCACCGACAACTACCTGCTGCGTGTGTTCTGCATCGGCTTCACCATCAAGGATCAGGTTTCGCAGCGTAAGACCTGCTACGCCCAGCATTCCCAGATCAAGGCCATCCGCAAGAACATGACCCAGATCATCACCAACAACGTGACCAGCTCGGACCTGAAGGAGGTCGTCAACAAGCTGCTGCCCGACTCCATCGCCAAGGACATTGAGAAGGCGTGCCAGGGAGTGTACCCGCTGCACGACGTCTACATCCGCAAG GTCAAGGTCCTGAAGAAGCCCCGCTTCGATCTGGCCAACCTGCTGGAGCTGCACGGCGATGGCGGTGGCAAGGGAGCCGAAGTGTCGACTGGTGCCGCCGAGGGTGGCGTCGTCGTGGACCGCCCCGAGGGATACGAACCGCCAGTGCAGGAATCGGTCTAA